One genomic region from Drosophila busckii strain San Diego stock center, stock number 13000-0081.31 chromosome 3R, ASM1175060v1, whole genome shotgun sequence encodes:
- the LOC108601861 gene encoding exosome complex component RRP46 translates to MNNSENGKHSKEGLREMRCKFNPLSRSDGSVMFSQGATVVIAAVLGPIEVKTQNLSIEGSYMECNYRPKAGLPQVKERIREAAIKDVLELAVLSEAYPRAKMSLQLQELEDRGSIDACALNAACLAMLIGGLPLKYSFAAVHCIINEEGEFVVDPELSETKHQRASFTFAFDSVDGNLLLVQTKGAFKVAQFNDIECICRSVSAEIFSFYRTTIAKYHSRSAEQSAATKEQSSGLPMET, encoded by the exons ATGAATAATTCTGAAAATGGCAAGCACTCTAAGGAGGGTCTACGCGAAATGCGTTGTAAATTCAATCCGCTTTCGCGCTCCGATGGCTCCGTCATGTTTAGTCAGg GTGCAACAGttgtcattgctgctgttttgggGCCCATAGAGGTGAAGACACAAAATCTGAGCATTGAGGGTAGTTATATGGAGTGCAACTATCGACCCAAAGCGGGCTTACCACAGGTTAAGGAACGAATACGTGAGGCGGCTATAAAAGATGTCCTGGAACTGGCGGTGCTGAGTGAAGCTTATCCACGAGCAAAAATGTcactgcagctgcaagaaCTGGAGGATCGAGGAAGT ATCGATGCATGCGCCTTGaatgctgcctgcctggccaTGTTAATAGGTGGATTGCCTTTAAAATACAGTTTTGCTGCCGTGCACTGCATTATAAATGAGGAAGGCGAATTTGTAGTGGATCCGGAGCTGAGTGAGACGAAGCATCAACGAGCCAgctttacatttgcatttgactcTGTGGATGGCAATTTGCTGTTGGTGCAAACAAAAGGCGCTTTTAAGGTTGCCCAATTCAACGACATCGAGTGTATTTGTCGCTCTGTCAGCGCTGAAATATTTTCGTTCTATCGCACCACCATTGCCAAATACCATAGCAGAAGCGCAGAGCAATCTGCGGCGACAAAGGAGCAAAGCAGCGGGTTGCCAATGGAAacgtaa
- the LOC108601860 gene encoding CDK5RAP1-like protein gives MKLRWQLVRSCLHQQWRSQSNTAAIAANPRTGEATGATEVKPTANKLTARETFVERVVRGPGLKDFFTVKSKRQLQKDDEEHSHLLDSIPYLSELDYSGHGRQVHFEVYGCQMNTNDTEVVWSILQKNGYERAKDAAEADVIMLVTCAVRDGAEQKIWNRLRHLRAMKERRSNKRAPLQLAILGCMAERLKERLLEQEQSVDVIAGPDSYKDLPRLLAINQHGSNAAINVLLSLDETYADVMPVRLNADSTTAFVSIMRGCDNMCSYCIVPFTRGRERSRPLDSIVREVQALQKQGVKEVTLLGQNVNSYRDKSTQHAEQVNMAPGFSTVYKPKVGGLPFSTLLQSVAEAVPEMRIRFTSPHPKDFSDEVLHVIRDYPNVCKQLHLPAQSGNTEVLARMRRGYTREAYLKLVEHIRSILPTVGLSSDFICGFCGETDAEFEDTVSLIEAVRYNVAFLFAYSMREKTTAHRRYKDDVPADVKNARLQRMVQAFRAGASELHKLYVGQQQLILIEGKSKRSESHWFGRNEANIKVIVSAAELPIAKTNGSLKHIDVGDFVVARIDESNSQVLKGTPLQISSIGSYYSSINI, from the coding sequence ATGAAGTTGCGCTGGCAGTTGGTCAGGAGCTGTTTACATCAACAATGGCGTAGCCAAAGTAatacagctgcaattgcagctaacCCTAGAACTGGAGAAGCAACAGGTGCTACGGAAGTAAAaccaacagcaaacaaattgaccGCACGTGAAACATTTGTGGAGCGCGTGGTACGCGGACCCGGCCTAAAGGACTTCTTTACAGTCAAATCTAAAAGGCAGCTGCAAAAGGATGACGAAGAGCACAGTCACTTGTTGGATAGTATACCCTATTTAAGTGAATTAGATTATAGTGGACATGGCCGACAGGTGCATTTTGAAGTGTACGGCTGTCAGATGAACACAAATGACACGGAGGTGGTGTGGAGCATACTGCAAAAGAATGGCTATGAACGTGCCAAGGATGCTGCAGAGGCTGATGTTATAATGTTGGTTACTTGCGCAGTCCGCGATGGCGCTGAGCAAAAGATTTGGAATCGTTTGCGGCATTTACGTGCAATGAAAGAGCGACGAAGCAACAAACGGGCGCCACTTCAGCTGGCGATACTGGGCTGCATGGCCGAACGTCTAAAGGAGCGACTGCTCGAGCAGGAGCAAAGCGTCGACGTGATTGCAGGCCCGGATAGCTACAAGGATTTGCCCAGATTGCTGGCTATTAATCAGCACGGTAGCAATGCAGCCATCAATGTGCTGCTCTCGCTGGATGAAACCTATGCGGACGTTATGCCCGTGCGACTAAATGCAGACTCCACCACCGCCTTCGTTTCCATTATGCGCGGCTGCGACAACATGTGCTCCTACTGCATTGTGCCCTTTACGCGCGGTCGTGAGCGTTCACGCCCCTTGGACTCTATAGTGCGTGAGGTGCAAGCACTGCAAAAGCAAGGCGTCAAAGAGGTAACGTTGCTAGGCCAGAATGTCAATTCCTATAGAGATAAGAGCACGCAACATGCAGAGCAGGTGAACATGGCACCTGGTTTTAGCACAGTATACAAACCCAAAGTGGGGGGATTGCCATTCTCCACATTGCTTCAAAGCGTTGCTGAGGCTGTGCCAGAAATGCGTATACGCTTCACCTCGCCGCATCCCAAAGACTTTTCCGATGAAGTGCTGCATGTTATACGCGACTATCCCAATGTCTGCAAACAGCTGCATTTGCCGGCGCAGTCGGGTAATACTGAAGTCCTGGCTCGCATGCGTCGTGGCTACACGCGCGAAGCTTATTTAAAGCTGGTGGAACATATACGTAGCATATTGCCAACTGTTGGCCTGTCCAGCGACTTTATCTGTGGCTTTTGCGGCGAAACAGACGCAGAGTTTGAGGACACCGTTAGCCTCATTGAAGCCGTGCGTTACAACGTGgcctttttgtttgcttatagcATGCGTGAGAAGACCACAGCCCACAGACGCTACAAAGATGATGTGCCAGCTGATGTGAAGAATGCGCGCTTGCAACGCATGGTGCAGGCTTTTCGCGCTGGCGCGTCCGAGCTACATAAGCTTTACGTTGGACAGCAACAGCTTATACTCATCGAGGGCAAGAGCAAGCGCTCCGAGAGCCACTGGTTTGGACGCAATGAGGCTAATATTAAGGTTATAGTGTCTGCAGCAGAGTTACCCATTGCCAAGACCAATGGGAGTTTGAAACACATAGACGTGGGcgactttgttgttgcacgcATCGACGAGTCCAACTCGCAAGTGCTCAAGGGCACACCGCTGCAAATCAGCAGCATTGGTAGTTACTATTctagtataaatatttga